A stretch of the Lepidochelys kempii isolate rLepKem1 chromosome 15, rLepKem1.hap2, whole genome shotgun sequence genome encodes the following:
- the GP1BB gene encoding platelet glycoprotein Ib beta chain has translation MLLHHLPSYYNLPLCQRPAICKELKMICWILFLSLLGSLPLVTPTCPSSCQCSANIVNCMSGELTKNSLPASFSPSTQTLFLNNNLLTSIPSGLLDNLQSLQVAYLWGNPWECDCDILYLRSWLQWQPNRTLYRNVVCASPEHLRGRIIAYLSEDELISTCQYWYCSIALISQICLFLFILLQAVLLLFIILFLHRFQRIANVARQTTKEIHQHVDTWAPLSENAHDID, from the exons ATGCTCCTGCACCACTTGCCCTCTTACTATAATCTTCCCTTGTGCCAGAGGCCAGCAATCTGCAAAG agcTGAAGATGATCTGCTGGATCCTCTTCCTTTCCCTGCTGGGCTCTCTGCCCCTTGTGACGCCCACCTGCCCCTCGTCCTGCCAGTGCAGCGCCAACATTGTCAACTGCATGTCGGGAGAGCTGACCAAAAACAGCCTCCCCGCATCCTTCAGCCCCTCAACTCAGACCCTCTTCCTCAACAACAACCTGCTCACCAGCATCCCCAGCGGGCTCCTGGACAACCTGCAGAGCCTCCAAGTGGCCTACCTGTGGGGGAACCCCTGGGAATGCGACTGCGACATCCTCTACCTGCGCTCGTGGCTCCAGTGGCAGCCGAATCGGACCCTGTATAGGAACGTGGTGTGTGCTTCCCCGGAACACCTGCGGGGCAGGATCATCGCGTACCTGTCGGAGGATGAGCTCATCTCTACCTGCCAGTACTGGTACTGCAGCATCGCGCTCATCTCCCAGATCTGCctcttcctcttcatcctcctccaGGCTGTCCTGCTCCTCTTCATCATCTTGTTCCTGCATAGATTCCAGAGGATCGCCAATGTAGCCAGGCAGACCACCAAGGAGATACACCAGCACGTAGATACATGGGCTCCCCTTTCAGAGAATGCCCATGACATTGATTAA